In the Anastrepha obliqua isolate idAnaObli1 chromosome 1, idAnaObli1_1.0, whole genome shotgun sequence genome, one interval contains:
- the LOC129235364 gene encoding uncharacterized transmembrane protein DDB_G0289901-like — translation MATSAGVWKLLLAVATATLLSIVCNAATAQTSSTTGGREQATEMHASHAHKNTVHAYANHVGQQQHQQYQRPTQQQYYDSRSNHNGIATPTTATDSAAENSARRSYNGYSASGSNGGGGSGAGGWFGAYNGGNSGGGSSSSYNFGASKLNGLTNLAGLRHISSGFGGSAGGPTAAALVQQQQQQKPIYEQQQENDYGASGAAGHTSATAYSAPQSNDKVSDGNFLHRFEHNSGGYDELSDASTYAHQQYFTPHDGHSGSDSGSSSASDGDAEVSFSHHHGGDGGGGAGGEADEGSSGSSYDESANYLSHEHHSEGGHSPSHVINYIPYPVVKKVHVPVREPVHIPISHAVIVPVNKPVPIHVPVTKSVAVPVQKELRVPVERVVPYPVEKPVPVPVEKRVPFEVIKYVTVKVPHPFPVKVPVFKTILHKVKKGGSW, via the coding sequence AAGCTGCTACTCGCTGTGGCAACAGCAACATTATTGTCAATTGTCTGCAACGCTGCAACAGCACAAACTTCATCAACGACCGGCGGGCGCGAGCAGGCAACGGAAATGCATGCCAGCCATGCCCACAAAAACACAGTTCATGCCTATGCAAATCATGtgggacaacaacaacatcagcaatATCAGCGACCAACGCAACAGCAGTATTATGACTCTCGGAGCAATCATAATGGCATTGCTACTCCCACCACAGCAACAGACTCAGCAGCAGAAAATTCAGCTCGCCGCAGTTACAATGGCTATAGCGCCAGTGGTAGCAACGGCGGCGGGGGCAGTGGTGCGGGTGGCTGGTTCGGTGCTTATAATGGCGGCAATAGCGGCGGTGGCAGCAGTAGTAGTTACAACTTTGGGGCATCAAAGCTTAATGGTCTCACAAATCTCGCTGGTTTGCGGCATATTAGTAGCGGTTTTGGCGGTAGTGCTGGTGGTCCAACAGCAGCAGCtttggtacaacaacaacaacaacaaaaaccaatttaCGAACAACAGCAAGAAAACGATTACGGCGCATCCGGCGCAGCAGGACATACCAGTGCTACTGCATACTCAGCACCACAGTCAAACGATAAAGTGTCCGATGGCAATTTTCTGCATCGTTTCGAGCATAATTCTGGCGGTTATGATGAACTTTCAGACGCCTCTACATACGCACATCAGCAATACTTCACGCCACATGATGGCCATTCCGGCTCCGATTCGGGCAGTTCATCTGCATCTGACGGTGATGCGGAGGTTTCGTTTTCACACCATCATGGCGGTGACGGTGGTGGTGGCGCTGGCGGTGAAGCTGATGAGGGCTCGTCGGGGTCTTCATATGATGAATCAGCCAACTATCTATCCCATGAGCATCATTCAGAAGGTGGACATTCCCCGTCACATGTAATCAACTACATTCCTTATCCAGTGGTAAAAAAAGTGCACGTTCCCGTGCGTGAACCCGTTCATATACCAATTTCGCATGCGGTTATCGTACCCGTCAACAAGCCAGTGCCCATTCACGTCCCTGTAACGAAAAGCGTAGCTGTGCCTGTTCAAAAAGAGCTCCGAGTGCCCGTAGAACGTGTGGTTCCATATCCGGTTGAGAAGCCTGTACCTGTGCCCGTGGAGAAACGAGTACCGTTTGAGGTGATTAAATATGTAACGGTCAAGGTGCCTCATCCGTTCCCTGTCAAGGTGCCAGTGTTCAAGACCATATTGCACAAGGTGAAGAAAGGCGGCTCGTGGTAA